One Streptomyces sp. V4I8 genomic window carries:
- a CDS encoding XRE family transcriptional regulator: MGDHKEQPLRVGAAVRRRRRALELTLAVVAERSGLSVPFLSQIENDRARPSRSSLEKVADALRTTAVELLAAADPACSVDVVRAEATELAPEPRARSLVRGHHQMHASEFTGDHDAGREFQYRNDQLMYVADGAVEIEAEGRAYRLGRGDTLYLTGGVRHRWRATVPDTRVVVVAVAEHIEAVRDRPGR; encoded by the coding sequence ATGGGCGACCACAAAGAACAGCCCCTACGGGTGGGCGCGGCCGTGCGGCGGCGACGCCGTGCGCTGGAGCTCACCCTCGCTGTCGTGGCCGAGCGCAGCGGCCTGTCGGTGCCCTTCCTGAGCCAGATCGAGAACGACCGGGCGCGCCCCAGCAGGAGCTCCCTCGAAAAGGTCGCCGACGCGCTGCGTACGACCGCCGTCGAACTCCTCGCCGCCGCCGACCCGGCGTGCAGCGTCGACGTGGTACGGGCCGAGGCCACCGAGCTGGCGCCGGAGCCCCGGGCGCGTTCCCTGGTGCGAGGTCACCATCAGATGCACGCCTCGGAGTTCACCGGCGACCATGACGCGGGCCGTGAATTCCAGTACCGCAACGACCAGTTGATGTATGTCGCGGACGGCGCTGTGGAGATCGAGGCGGAGGGCCGGGCCTACCGCCTGGGCCGCGGCGACACCCTGTACCTCACCGGCGGGGTCCGCCACCGCTGGCGGGCGACGGTGCCGGACACGCGCGTGGTCGTCGTCGCGGTGGCGGAGCACATCGAGGCGGTCCGGGACCGGCCGGGGCGCTGA
- the eat gene encoding ethanolamine permease, whose translation MSLESTGTPAAEADDYLERRTLRRGSAGWVLLTGLGVAYVVSGDYSGWNFGLAEGGFGGLAIAMVLMGAMYACMVFALAELSSILPTAGGGYGFARRALGPWGGFLTGTAILIEYVLAPAAIVIFIGDYVESLGLFGLESGWPVYLVCFAIFLGIHLWGVGEALRFSFVVTGIAVVALIVFALAALPDFSWGSLDDIPVDTSAAGSNSWLPFGLLGIWAAFPFGMWFFLGVEGVPLAAEETKEPARTLPKAIRWSMAILVVLAVVTFFAAAGARGSAAIQEAGNPLVEALQPNGEATTLSRIVNYAGLAGLVASFFSLIYAGSRQLFALSRAGYLPRFLSLTSSRKAPYLGLLVPGTIGFLLAAVSGNGARMLNIAVFGATISYALMSLSHIVLRRREPELPRPYRTPGGVLTSSVALVLACAALVATFLVDVTAAVIALVVYVVAIAYFGLYSRKRLVAKAPEEEFAALAAAEAELLARD comes from the coding sequence ATGTCCCTGGAATCCACCGGTACACCCGCCGCCGAGGCGGACGACTATCTGGAACGCAGAACCCTGCGCCGCGGCAGCGCCGGCTGGGTGCTGCTGACCGGTCTCGGTGTCGCCTACGTCGTCTCCGGCGACTACTCGGGCTGGAACTTCGGCCTGGCCGAAGGCGGCTTCGGGGGCCTGGCGATCGCCATGGTCCTCATGGGCGCGATGTACGCCTGCATGGTCTTCGCCCTCGCCGAGCTGTCCTCGATCCTGCCCACGGCGGGCGGCGGCTACGGCTTCGCCCGCCGGGCACTGGGCCCCTGGGGCGGCTTCCTCACCGGTACGGCCATCCTCATCGAGTACGTCCTCGCGCCCGCCGCCATCGTCATCTTCATCGGCGACTACGTCGAGTCGCTGGGCCTGTTCGGCCTGGAGTCCGGCTGGCCGGTGTACCTGGTCTGCTTCGCGATCTTCCTCGGCATCCACCTCTGGGGCGTCGGCGAGGCGCTGCGCTTCAGCTTCGTCGTCACCGGCATCGCCGTGGTGGCCCTGATCGTGTTCGCGCTGGCGGCGCTGCCTGACTTCTCGTGGGGGTCGCTGGACGACATCCCGGTCGACACGTCGGCGGCGGGGTCGAACTCCTGGCTGCCCTTCGGCCTTCTCGGCATCTGGGCGGCGTTCCCCTTCGGCATGTGGTTCTTCCTGGGCGTCGAGGGCGTGCCGCTGGCCGCGGAGGAGACCAAGGAGCCGGCCCGTACGCTACCGAAGGCGATCCGCTGGTCGATGGCCATCCTGGTGGTGCTGGCCGTGGTGACCTTCTTCGCGGCCGCCGGCGCGCGCGGCTCGGCGGCGATCCAGGAGGCGGGCAACCCGCTGGTGGAGGCGCTCCAGCCGAACGGCGAGGCCACGACGCTGAGCCGGATCGTGAACTACGCGGGCCTGGCGGGCCTGGTCGCGTCGTTCTTCTCCCTGATCTACGCGGGCTCGCGCCAGCTGTTCGCCCTGTCCCGCGCGGGCTATCTGCCCCGCTTCCTCTCCCTCACCAGCAGCCGCAAGGCGCCGTACCTGGGCCTGCTGGTGCCCGGCACGATCGGCTTCCTGCTGGCGGCGGTGTCCGGGAACGGCGCCCGGATGCTGAACATCGCGGTCTTCGGCGCGACCATCTCGTACGCGCTGATGTCCCTGTCGCACATCGTGCTGCGCCGCCGCGAGCCCGAGCTGCCTCGGCCGTACCGCACACCGGGCGGCGTGCTGACCTCGTCGGTCGCCCTGGTGCTGGCGTGCGCGGCGCTGGTGGCCACGTTCCTGGTGGATGTGACGGCGGCGGTGATCGCGCTGGTGGTGTACGTGGTGGCGATCGCCTACTTCGGCCTGTACAGCCGTAAGCGTCTGGTGGCGAAGGCGCCGGAGGAGGAGTTCGCGGCGCTGGCGGCGGCCGAGGCAGAGTTGTTGGCACGGGACTGA
- a CDS encoding gamma-glutamyl-gamma-aminobutyrate hydrolase family protein translates to MARPLIGVSTYLESGARWGVWELDAALLPAGYPRLVQRAGGLAAMLPPDDPEHASAAVARLDGLVIAGGPDVEPVRYGAEPHPRTGPPGRARDAWELALIDAALAAGVPVLGICRGMQLLNVALGGTLVQHIDGHADVVGVFGSHSVKPVPGSLYADAVPEETSVPTYHHQAVDRLGEGLVASAYAGDGTVEAVELASGGWVLGVQWHPEMGEDLRVMRGLVRAAGG, encoded by the coding sequence GTGGCCAGGCCGTTGATCGGTGTCAGCACCTATCTGGAGTCGGGTGCGCGCTGGGGCGTGTGGGAGCTGGACGCGGCGCTGCTGCCGGCCGGCTATCCCCGGCTGGTGCAGCGGGCCGGCGGCCTGGCCGCGATGCTTCCGCCGGACGACCCGGAGCACGCCTCCGCGGCCGTGGCCCGGCTGGATGGGCTCGTCATCGCGGGCGGCCCGGATGTGGAGCCCGTACGGTACGGCGCCGAGCCGCACCCCCGCACCGGGCCGCCGGGGCGGGCGCGGGACGCGTGGGAGCTGGCCCTGATCGACGCGGCGCTGGCCGCGGGCGTGCCGGTGCTGGGCATCTGCCGGGGCATGCAGCTCCTGAACGTCGCCCTCGGCGGCACGCTCGTCCAGCACATCGACGGGCACGCCGACGTCGTGGGGGTCTTCGGCAGCCACTCCGTGAAGCCGGTGCCGGGGAGTCTGTACGCCGATGCCGTCCCCGAGGAGACCTCGGTACCCACTTACCACCATCAGGCCGTGGACCGCCTCGGCGAGGGGCTGGTCGCGTCGGCGTACGCGGGGGACGGGACGGTGGAGGCGGTGGAACTGGCGTCCGGGGGGTGGGTGTTGGGGGTGCAGTGGCATCCGGAGATGGGGGAGGATCTGCGGGTCATGCGGGGGCTGGTACGGGCGGCCGGCGGCTGA
- a CDS encoding FadR/GntR family transcriptional regulator → MSQAGTGDGASGAPGADDRLTSVLRPVRAGNGFEEALEQILQVVRLGLVPGGERLPAERELADRLGISRVTLREVLKVLQDQGLVESRRGRYGGTFVLPRPVTPGEEELRRRLKDVDVEDTLRFREVLEVGAAGLCAAHGLDEEQTDRLREALARTHDAPLAEYRRLDTLLHLTLAELSGSPTLTAQYAAVRATVNDLLDCIPLLVRNLEHSQRQHTALVEAVIEGDAECARETMREHCGGTAALLRGFLG, encoded by the coding sequence ATGTCGCAGGCGGGCACGGGGGACGGGGCGTCCGGAGCGCCCGGGGCCGACGACCGGCTGACGTCGGTCCTGCGGCCGGTGCGGGCCGGCAACGGCTTCGAGGAGGCCCTGGAGCAGATCCTCCAGGTGGTCAGGCTCGGCCTGGTGCCGGGCGGGGAGCGGCTGCCGGCGGAGCGCGAGCTGGCGGACCGGCTGGGGATCAGCCGGGTGACGCTGCGCGAGGTGCTGAAGGTCCTCCAGGACCAGGGTCTGGTCGAGTCACGGCGCGGGCGCTACGGCGGAACGTTCGTGCTGCCGCGCCCCGTGACCCCCGGCGAGGAGGAGCTGCGCCGCCGCCTGAAGGACGTCGACGTCGAGGACACGCTGCGCTTCCGCGAGGTCCTGGAGGTGGGCGCGGCCGGGCTGTGCGCCGCGCACGGGCTGGACGAGGAGCAGACGGACCGGCTCCGCGAGGCCCTGGCGCGCACGCACGACGCCCCGCTCGCCGAGTACCGCCGCCTGGACACCCTGCTGCACCTGACGCTCGCCGAACTGTCCGGGTCGCCGACGCTCACCGCCCAGTACGCCGCCGTACGCGCGACGGTCAACGACCTGCTCGACTGCATTCCGCTCCTCGTACGCAACCTGGAGCACTCCCAGCGGCAGCACACGGCCTTGGTGGAGGCCGTGATCGAGGGCGACGCGGAGTGCGCGCGGGAGACCATGCGCGAGCACTGCGGGGGGACGGCGGCGCTGCTGCGGGGCTTCCTGGGCTGA
- a CDS encoding ABC transporter permease/substrate binding protein encodes MPRLHFGDWIEDLVGWLQSHLTWVFDIISTVLGGMYDGVDAVLGGGEPLLMAGVLAVIACWLRGLLPGALAFVGLALIDSLGLWDDAMDTLSLVLVASVITIVFAVPLGIWAARSDRVSAQLRPVLDVMQTMPAFIYLIPGVMFFGVGTTPGLLATIIFAMPPGVRMTELGIRQVDGELIEAAEAFGTSPRSTLARVQLPLALPTIMAGVNQVIMLALSMVVIGGMAGAGGLGEQVYSAITQLKVGLAAESGVAVVILAMYLDRMTGALGRRVSPLGRRAAAKAAVAAAGRFRLAHYKPGGAVAVIGVVILALVAGGMNLAGSGSSQEAAAGTNVGQGKKINLGYIPWDEGTATTYLWKELLEQRGYETDVKQLDPGPLYSGVARGDIDFQTDAWLPTTHKAYWDKYSSQLDDMGAWYGPTSLELTVPSYVKGIDSLADLKGQGKKFGGKIIGIEASAGMMGTLNKSVLKAYGLEGEYKVVSSSTSSMLAELDRSIKKREPVVVTLWSPHWAYGKYDLKKLKDPKGAWGKGEQIHTVAHKGFAKKDPVVAKWLKDFKLTEKQLTGLENDIRAAGEGHEQDGVRTWLKKDPGLVNKLAPVAGGAKAQGKDAGKTVDMGYFPWDEAIAATYLWQNILEDRGYKPNVKQLDPGPLYTSLAQGQMDVQLDGWLPTTHKEYMDRFKGKLDDLGSWYGPTSLELTVPSYVKGVDSLADLKGQGKKFGGKIIGIEASAGMMGTLNKSVLKAYGLEGEYKVVSSSTSSMLAELDRSIKKREPVVVTLWSPHWAYGKYDLKKLKDPKGAWGKGEQIHTVAKKDFGQEFPELSGWLKNFKLTEEQLASLEVEIQKGGAGNEKESARRWMDAHPGIEDELAPVAG; translated from the coding sequence ATGCCTAGGCTCCACTTCGGCGACTGGATCGAAGACCTGGTGGGCTGGCTCCAGTCCCATCTGACCTGGGTGTTCGACATCATCAGCACCGTGCTCGGCGGCATGTACGACGGTGTCGACGCCGTCCTCGGCGGCGGCGAGCCGCTGCTGATGGCCGGTGTCCTCGCGGTGATCGCGTGCTGGCTGCGCGGACTGCTGCCCGGTGCGCTGGCCTTCGTCGGCCTCGCCCTGATCGACTCGCTCGGGCTGTGGGACGACGCGATGGACACGCTCTCGCTCGTCCTCGTCGCCTCGGTCATCACCATCGTGTTCGCGGTGCCGCTCGGCATCTGGGCCGCCCGCAGCGACCGGGTCAGCGCCCAGCTGCGGCCGGTGCTCGACGTCATGCAGACGATGCCGGCCTTCATCTACCTCATCCCCGGCGTCATGTTCTTCGGCGTCGGCACCACCCCCGGCCTCCTCGCGACGATCATCTTCGCCATGCCCCCGGGCGTGCGCATGACCGAGCTGGGCATCCGGCAGGTGGACGGCGAACTGATCGAGGCGGCCGAGGCGTTCGGCACCAGCCCGCGCAGCACCCTGGCACGCGTCCAGCTGCCGCTCGCGCTGCCGACGATCATGGCCGGGGTCAACCAGGTCATCATGCTGGCCCTGTCGATGGTGGTCATCGGCGGTATGGCCGGCGCCGGCGGCCTCGGCGAGCAGGTCTACTCCGCGATCACCCAGCTCAAGGTCGGCCTGGCCGCCGAGAGCGGTGTGGCCGTGGTCATCCTCGCGATGTACCTGGACCGTATGACCGGAGCACTGGGCCGGCGGGTCTCCCCGCTCGGCCGCCGGGCCGCGGCCAAGGCCGCCGTCGCCGCCGCGGGCCGCTTCAGGCTCGCGCATTACAAGCCGGGCGGCGCCGTGGCCGTCATCGGTGTAGTGATCCTCGCCCTCGTCGCGGGCGGCATGAACCTGGCCGGCTCCGGGAGCAGCCAGGAGGCCGCGGCCGGCACGAACGTCGGACAGGGCAAGAAGATCAACCTCGGCTACATCCCCTGGGACGAGGGCACCGCCACCACCTACCTGTGGAAGGAGCTCCTGGAGCAGCGCGGCTACGAGACCGACGTCAAGCAGCTCGACCCCGGCCCGCTCTACTCGGGAGTGGCCCGCGGCGACATCGACTTCCAGACCGACGCCTGGCTGCCGACCACTCACAAGGCGTACTGGGACAAGTACAGCTCCCAGCTCGACGACATGGGTGCCTGGTACGGGCCGACGTCGCTGGAGCTGACGGTCCCGTCCTATGTGAAGGGCATCGACTCGCTCGCCGACCTGAAGGGGCAGGGGAAGAAGTTCGGCGGGAAGATCATCGGCATCGAGGCGAGCGCCGGGATGATGGGGACGCTGAACAAGTCGGTGCTGAAGGCGTACGGCCTCGAGGGCGAGTACAAGGTGGTGTCGTCGAGTACGTCGTCGATGCTGGCGGAGCTGGACCGGTCGATCAAGAAGCGTGAGCCGGTGGTGGTGACCCTGTGGTCGCCGCACTGGGCGTACGGCAAGTACGACCTGAAGAAGCTCAAGGACCCGAAGGGCGCCTGGGGCAAGGGCGAGCAGATCCACACCGTCGCGCACAAGGGGTTCGCCAAGAAGGACCCGGTCGTCGCGAAGTGGCTGAAGGACTTCAAGCTCACCGAGAAGCAGCTGACCGGCCTGGAGAACGACATCCGCGCCGCCGGCGAAGGCCACGAGCAGGACGGTGTCCGCACCTGGCTGAAGAAGGACCCGGGCCTGGTGAACAAGCTCGCCCCGGTCGCCGGCGGTGCGAAGGCGCAGGGCAAGGACGCCGGCAAGACCGTCGACATGGGCTACTTCCCGTGGGACGAGGCCATCGCCGCCACCTACCTCTGGCAGAACATCCTCGAGGACCGCGGCTACAAGCCGAACGTCAAGCAGCTCGACCCCGGACCGCTCTACACCTCGCTCGCACAGGGGCAGATGGACGTACAGCTGGACGGCTGGCTGCCGACCACGCACAAGGAGTACATGGACCGCTTCAAGGGGAAGTTGGACGACCTCGGCTCGTGGTACGGGCCGACTTCCTTGGAGTTGACGGTCCCGTCCTATGTGAAGGGCGTCGATTCGCTGGCCGACCTGAAGGGGCAGGGGAAGAAGTTCGGCGGGAAGATCATCGGCATCGAGGCGAGTGCCGGGATGATGGGGACGCTGAACAAGTCGGTGCTGAAGGCGTACGGCCTCGAGGGCGAGTACAAGGTGGTGTCGTCGAGTACGTCGTCGATGCTGGCGGAGCTGGACCGGTCGATCAAGAAGCGTGAGCCGGTGGTGGTGACGCTGTGGTCGCCGCACTGGGCGTACGGCAAGTACGACCTGAAGAAGCTCAAGGACCCGAAGGGCGCCTGGGGCAAGGGCGAGCAGATCCATACCGTGGCCAAGAAGGACTTCGGCCAGGAGTTCCCCGAACTGAGCGGCTGGCTGAAGAACTTCAAGCTGACCGAGGAACAACTCGCCTCACTGGAGGTGGAGATCCAGAAGGGCGGCGCCGGAAACGAGAAGGAATCCGCCCGCCGTTGGATGGACGCTCACCCCGGGATCGAGGACGAGCTGGCGCCTGTGGCGGGATAG
- a CDS encoding helical backbone metal receptor, with translation MRVVSLVPSLTEAVAVSAPGVLVGATDWCSHPAGLDVTRVRGTKNPDLHRILALTPDLVIANEEENREPDLAALRAAGVEVLVTEVRDVPQAFRELTRVLDACGVTARPHWLDEAEKTWSSLPVPALRTTAVVPIWRRPWMVLGRDTFAGDVLARLGVDHLYASHEDRYPRIPLDDLRAAAPHLVVLPDEPYRFTADDGPEAFPALPCALVSGRHLTWYGPSLAEAPRVLGEALRAACP, from the coding sequence ATGCGCGTCGTCTCCCTGGTGCCGTCCCTGACGGAAGCCGTGGCCGTCTCGGCCCCCGGCGTCCTGGTCGGCGCGACGGACTGGTGCAGCCACCCGGCCGGCCTGGACGTCACCCGCGTCCGCGGCACGAAGAACCCCGACCTCCACCGGATCCTCGCCCTCACCCCCGACCTGGTGATCGCCAACGAGGAGGAGAACCGCGAGCCCGACCTCGCCGCCCTCCGCGCGGCCGGCGTCGAGGTCCTGGTCACCGAGGTGCGGGACGTACCGCAGGCCTTCCGCGAGCTGACGCGCGTGCTGGACGCCTGCGGCGTGACGGCCCGCCCGCACTGGCTGGACGAGGCGGAGAAGACCTGGTCGTCACTGCCGGTCCCGGCACTCCGTACGACGGCGGTGGTCCCGATCTGGCGACGCCCCTGGATGGTGCTGGGCCGCGACACCTTCGCGGGCGACGTCCTGGCCCGCCTCGGCGTGGACCACCTGTACGCGAGCCACGAGGACCGCTACCCGCGCATCCCCCTGGACGACCTGCGGGCGGCGGCCCCGCACCTCGTGGTCCTCCCCGACGAGCCGTACCGCTTCACGGCCGACGACGGCCCGGAGGCGTTCCCCGCTCTGCCCTGCGCGCTGGTCAGTGGACGGCACCTGACGTGGTACGGGCCGTCGCTGGCCGAGGCGCCGCGGGTGCTGGGTGAGGCCCTGCGAGCAGCGTGCCCCTGA
- a CDS encoding TDT family transporter yields the protein MVTAVRHLGPNWYAAVMGTAAVATAGAGLPVHVPVLRTACTAVWALSLVLLLALLAARALHWTHHRDQARAHLLDPATAPFYGCLAMALLAVGGGAITVGRDWIGGEAAVVLDAVLFSAGTAVGLAAAVAVPYLMAVRHRAEPSQATPVWLLPLVAPMVSAALGPLLVPHLPPGQARETLLLACFAMFGLSLLGTLLMLPLVFARLITGGPLPLALTPTLFLVLGPLGQSTTAVGMFADVAPGVLPAPYSEGFGILAVLYGVPVMGFALLWSGLATAHVLRARRHGMGFTMTWWAFTFPVGTCVTGAEALARHTGLVVYEGLAIGLYGVLVAAWTIAAARTAHGLLRGTLLAGPHPAPAAPRPATARTTSGAVH from the coding sequence ATGGTCACCGCCGTCCGTCATCTCGGACCCAACTGGTACGCCGCCGTCATGGGCACCGCCGCCGTCGCCACCGCCGGAGCCGGGCTGCCGGTCCACGTCCCCGTCCTGCGTACCGCCTGCACGGCCGTCTGGGCGCTCTCCCTCGTCCTGCTCCTCGCGCTCCTCGCCGCCCGCGCCCTGCACTGGACCCACCACCGCGACCAGGCCCGCGCCCACCTCCTCGACCCGGCCACGGCACCTTTCTACGGCTGCCTGGCCATGGCCCTGCTGGCCGTCGGCGGCGGCGCGATCACCGTCGGCCGGGACTGGATCGGCGGCGAGGCGGCGGTCGTACTCGACGCCGTGCTGTTCAGCGCCGGTACGGCCGTCGGGCTGGCGGCCGCCGTCGCCGTCCCGTACCTCATGGCCGTACGCCATCGCGCGGAACCATCACAGGCCACGCCCGTGTGGCTGCTGCCGCTCGTCGCGCCCATGGTGTCCGCCGCCCTCGGCCCGCTCCTGGTGCCGCATCTGCCGCCCGGGCAGGCGCGGGAGACGCTGCTCCTCGCCTGCTTCGCGATGTTCGGGCTCAGTCTGCTCGGCACCCTGCTGATGCTGCCGCTGGTCTTCGCGCGGCTGATCACCGGTGGGCCGCTCCCCCTCGCTCTCACCCCGACCCTGTTCCTGGTGCTGGGCCCGCTCGGGCAGTCCACCACCGCCGTCGGCATGTTCGCGGACGTCGCCCCCGGCGTGCTCCCGGCCCCGTACAGCGAGGGCTTCGGCATTCTCGCCGTCCTCTACGGCGTCCCCGTGATGGGCTTCGCCCTGCTGTGGTCCGGGCTCGCCACCGCCCACGTCCTGCGCGCCCGACGGCACGGCATGGGCTTCACGATGACGTGGTGGGCGTTCACCTTCCCGGTCGGCACCTGCGTCACCGGCGCCGAGGCACTGGCCCGCCACACCGGTCTCGTCGTCTACGAGGGGCTCGCCATCGGGCTGTACGGCGTACTCGTCGCCGCCTGGACCATCGCCGCCGCGCGCACGGCCCATGGTCTGCTCAGGGGCACGCTGCTCGCAGGGCCTCACCCAGCACCCGCGGCGCCTCGGCCAGCGACGGCCCGTACCACGTCAGGTGCCGTCCACTGA
- a CDS encoding LysR family transcriptional regulator, with protein MTQAEGQFRAGSLAHRVPDLGALELLLAVARLGSLGGAARELGITQPAASSRIRSMERQLGVALVDRSPRGSRLTDAGALVTDWARRIVEAAEAFDVGAQALRDRRDSRLRVAASMTIAEYLLPGWLLALRAQRPDTAVSLLAGNSAAVAERLLADEADLGFVEGLTVPTGLDSVVIAHDHLIVVTAPGHAWSRRRRPLEASELAVTPLILREKGSGTRQVLDVALGGLARPLIELSSTTAVKAAAVSGAGPAVLSELAVGEELSMRRLVRVPLADVTLARDLRAVWPTGHRPVGPARDLLSLTRG; from the coding sequence ATGACTCAGGCGGAGGGGCAGTTTCGCGCGGGATCCCTGGCACATCGTGTCCCGGATCTCGGCGCGCTGGAGCTGTTGCTGGCGGTGGCCCGGCTCGGCAGTCTCGGCGGGGCGGCGCGCGAGCTGGGGATCACTCAGCCGGCGGCGAGCAGCCGGATCCGGTCGATGGAACGCCAGTTGGGGGTGGCGTTGGTGGACCGGTCACCGAGGGGCTCCCGGCTCACGGACGCCGGGGCGCTGGTGACGGACTGGGCGCGGCGCATCGTGGAGGCGGCGGAGGCGTTCGACGTGGGGGCGCAGGCGTTGCGGGACCGGCGGGACTCGCGGTTGCGGGTCGCGGCGAGCATGACGATCGCGGAGTACCTGCTGCCGGGGTGGCTCCTCGCCCTGCGGGCCCAGCGGCCGGACACGGCGGTGTCTCTGCTGGCCGGGAACTCGGCGGCGGTGGCGGAGCGGCTGCTGGCGGACGAGGCGGATCTGGGGTTCGTGGAGGGGCTGACCGTCCCGACCGGGCTGGACTCCGTCGTCATCGCCCATGACCACCTGATCGTGGTGACGGCGCCCGGGCATGCCTGGTCGCGTCGGCGACGGCCGCTGGAGGCGTCCGAGCTGGCGGTGACTCCGTTGATCCTGCGGGAGAAGGGGTCGGGGACGCGGCAGGTGCTGGATGTGGCGCTGGGTGGGCTGGCGCGGCCGCTGATCGAGTTGTCGTCCACCACGGCGGTGAAGGCGGCCGCGGTGAGCGGGGCGGGGCCGGCGGTGCTGAGTGAACTCGCGGTGGGGGAGGAGCTGTCGATGCGGCGGCTGGTGAGGGTGCCGCTGGCGGACGTGACCCTCGCGCGGGACCTACGGGCGGTCTGGCCCACCGGCCACCGCCCGGTGGGCCCGGCCCGGGACCTGCTGTCGCTGACCCGGGGGTAG
- a CDS encoding glycine betaine/L-proline ABC transporter ATP-binding protein: MSSRLEAEHLYKVFGRRPDEAVERLREGADREELRADGTTAAVIDASFTVEPGQIFVVMGLSGSGKSTLLRMLNGLLEPTAGHVRFDGHDLTAIGDRELREVRANKISMVFQHFALFPHRSVLENAAYGLAVQGVPRAEREKRAGEALALCGLAGWEKSWPDELSGGMQQRVGLARALATDADLLLMDESFSALDPLIRRDMQDQLLQLQQTLKKTIVFITHDLNEAMRLGDRIAVMRDGRIVQTGTAEDILLRPANDYVASFIQDVDRSRVLTAAAVMDEDVIGDEVGCGCETATADTPFTELCAISARLTHPVAVLDADGKLVGRVSRQRLVGVLGDQQGEPAPCDNPRGTRDGKVIANA; this comes from the coding sequence GTGTCATCCAGGCTTGAGGCCGAACATCTGTACAAGGTGTTCGGCAGACGACCGGACGAGGCAGTCGAACGGCTCCGTGAAGGAGCCGACCGGGAGGAGCTGCGCGCCGACGGCACCACCGCCGCCGTGATCGACGCCTCCTTCACCGTGGAACCCGGCCAGATCTTCGTCGTCATGGGCCTGTCCGGATCCGGCAAGTCCACCCTGCTGCGCATGCTCAACGGGCTCCTGGAGCCGACCGCGGGTCACGTCCGCTTCGACGGCCACGACCTGACCGCGATCGGCGACCGCGAGCTGCGCGAGGTCCGCGCGAACAAGATCAGCATGGTCTTCCAGCACTTCGCGCTCTTCCCGCACCGCAGCGTGCTGGAGAACGCCGCCTACGGCCTGGCCGTGCAGGGCGTGCCCCGCGCCGAGCGCGAGAAGCGCGCCGGCGAGGCGCTCGCCCTGTGCGGACTGGCCGGCTGGGAGAAGTCCTGGCCCGACGAGCTGTCCGGCGGCATGCAGCAGCGCGTGGGCCTGGCCCGCGCCCTCGCCACCGACGCCGACCTGCTCCTCATGGACGAGTCCTTCAGCGCGCTCGACCCGCTGATCCGCCGGGACATGCAGGACCAGCTGCTCCAGCTCCAGCAGACCCTGAAGAAGACCATCGTCTTCATCACCCACGACCTCAACGAGGCCATGCGCCTGGGCGACCGCATCGCGGTCATGCGGGACGGCCGTATCGTCCAGACCGGCACCGCGGAGGACATCCTCCTGCGCCCGGCCAACGACTACGTCGCCTCCTTCATCCAGGACGTCGACCGCTCCCGCGTCCTGACCGCGGCGGCCGTCATGGACGAGGACGTCATCGGTGACGAGGTCGGCTGCGGCTGCGAGACAGCGACGGCGGACACACCGTTCACCGAACTCTGCGCGATCAGCGCCCGCCTGACGCACCCCGTGGCGGTCCTCGACGCGGACGGGAAACTCGTCGGACGCGTCTCCCGACAACGCCTCGTCGGCGTCCTCGGCGACCAGCAGGGCGAGCCCGCCCCCTGCGACAACCCGCGCGGCACCCGCGACGGGAAGGTGATCGCCAATGCCTAG